A region from the Beduinella massiliensis genome encodes:
- a CDS encoding AraC family transcriptional regulator, with translation MDTRQDAQQNMQHNIFYRHFDLPAHFPVIGLLGDSWQYVREPVSRMHFHNCLEIGYLYKGSGQYYVDDKEVHFEAPAIVLAPPNAPHANIVDEGAVCGWKWIYVDPIQLLPQLSPRLANAINQYQRLLAGADCILSAREHPQIFALTEMIIGEMEGQGQHYHHIVRELLYAFFLLLLRVSPTVQPSDHFINPRMGCIAPAISFIAENYMNDLSIEELAQLCHVSTSHFRRLFKQVLGWAPLDYLQVIRIDRACVLLYNCEYSVTDIGMQVGYPSPSSFSRQFRRIHGISPSQWRQKMRSEENPIVTAYFNSVPHATQQFFPLEQG, from the coding sequence ATGGATACGCGACAGGACGCACAGCAGAACATGCAGCACAACATCTTCTACAGGCATTTCGACCTGCCGGCACACTTCCCGGTCATCGGCCTGCTGGGCGACTCGTGGCAATACGTCCGCGAGCCTGTTTCCCGCATGCACTTTCACAACTGCCTGGAAATCGGTTACCTCTACAAGGGCAGCGGTCAGTACTACGTGGACGACAAGGAAGTGCACTTCGAGGCCCCGGCCATCGTGCTCGCGCCGCCCAACGCGCCCCATGCCAACATCGTGGACGAGGGCGCCGTCTGCGGCTGGAAGTGGATTTACGTCGACCCCATTCAGCTGCTGCCCCAGCTCTCCCCGCGCCTGGCCAACGCCATCAACCAATACCAGCGGCTTCTCGCAGGGGCGGACTGCATCCTCTCCGCCAGGGAGCACCCGCAGATTTTCGCGCTGACCGAGATGATCATCGGGGAGATGGAGGGGCAGGGCCAGCACTACCACCATATCGTGCGCGAGCTGCTGTACGCGTTCTTCCTCCTGCTGCTGCGCGTCTCCCCTACCGTGCAGCCGAGCGATCACTTCATCAACCCCCGGATGGGCTGCATCGCCCCGGCCATCTCCTTTATCGCGGAAAATTACATGAACGACCTCTCCATCGAAGAGCTCGCCCAGCTCTGCCACGTCAGCACCTCGCACTTCCGGCGGCTCTTCAAGCAGGTGCTCGGCTGGGCCCCGCTGGACTACCTGCAGGTCATCCGCATCGACCGCGCCTGCGTGCTGCTCTACAACTGCGAGTATTCCGTCACCGACATCGGCATGCAGGTGGGCTATCCATCGCCCTCCAGCTTCAGCCGCCAGTTCCGCCGTATCCACGGCATATCGCCCAGCCAATGGCGCCAAAAGATGCGCAGCGAGGAAAACCCCATCGTCACCGCCTACTTCAACTCCGTTCCGCACGCCACGCAGCAGTTCTTCCCGCTCGAGCAGGGCTGA
- a CDS encoding bifunctional 4-hydroxy-2-oxoglutarate aldolase/2-dehydro-3-deoxy-phosphogluconate aldolase produces MNRSHDEVLEIIRREHLVAILRGLPMDRIDGVVRALIAGGVRVLEFTFDHDRENYLRENADKIRYVTEHYGDTVAVGCGTALSVHEVSAAHEAGAGLVISPDVNIEVIRRARELGMVSMPGALTPTEIVTAWNAGADIVKLFPAGELGVGYIKAVRGPLKHIPMSAVGGVKPDNVRDFLNAGVCGFGVGGPLVLADAVREGDYAAIEARAKAFTQAIAAWEAEK; encoded by the coding sequence ATGAACAGAAGTCATGACGAAGTCCTTGAAATCATCCGCCGGGAGCACCTGGTCGCGATTCTGCGCGGCCTGCCGATGGACCGCATCGACGGCGTCGTCCGTGCGTTGATTGCGGGCGGCGTGCGCGTGCTGGAATTTACGTTTGACCACGACCGGGAGAACTATCTGCGGGAGAATGCGGACAAGATTCGCTACGTGACGGAGCACTACGGCGATACCGTCGCGGTGGGCTGCGGCACGGCGCTGAGCGTCCACGAGGTCTCGGCGGCACATGAGGCCGGCGCGGGGCTGGTCATCTCCCCGGATGTAAACATCGAGGTCATCCGCAGGGCCCGCGAGCTCGGCATGGTCTCCATGCCCGGCGCGCTGACGCCGACGGAGATCGTCACCGCGTGGAACGCGGGCGCGGACATCGTCAAGCTCTTCCCGGCGGGCGAGCTCGGCGTGGGCTACATCAAGGCTGTGCGCGGGCCGCTGAAGCATATTCCGATGAGCGCGGTGGGCGGCGTCAAGCCGGATAACGTCAGGGACTTCCTGAATGCGGGCGTCTGCGGCTTCGGCGTGGGCGGGCCGCTCGTCCTTGCGGACGCGGTCAGGGAAGGCGACTACGCGGCGATTGAGGCGCGCGCAAAGGCGTTCACCCAGGCGATTGCGGCGTGGGAGGCGGAAAAATGA
- a CDS encoding stage V sporulation T C-terminal domain-containing protein: MIETFDIAGYARISVDDELDKDNTSIENQKAILADYVKQRFPGSTLTFYEDRDRSGYTFEQREGYQSMRRELMAHRKDILLVKDFSRFSRRNSRGLVELEDLRDAGVRIISIGDGIDFPNDDDWLKIQFQFLINEMPVTDTSKKVRNVIKRRQVDGRWICAAPYGYIVNRQREFEVVPTEADIVRRIFALYNHEGWGYKKIANFLTEQGIPTPRMSEQMRKEAEGESYNRPVKAAWSIVSVQGILDNDFYIGTLRQGKYTRAKINGRDVKRDEEEHIVIENHHQAIVDYRTFATTRALREKRTRSNYRGVKKYDNVYSGFLECGDCAGPMFAMSRSDLKPAYTCGTYHRRGLAGCTSHHIRADRLDELLKIYVRRVMEGSSGMLEQLNAGLSREREDVAETEQSADHLAEVLSDLHEELKATKRQRIRDLMKHPEQEALLEETYDELEGDLQRKIEGLNRQIGLLSDRRNTILRVNRVAKTAMDVFRDVLEKEKLERNDLELIIDRIRVFEDHLEIYLQADIDALLRSCTLEEAVNFNRGIENILQCRLVQSAKNQKDKVFDAHVISDGDPLEIYTDKDGEVILKKYSPIGEISSFAKDYTESLFRSLGHIACICDRDMVVSASGVSRKELWDKPISRDLEAAIQGRQVVNVSRQSGGKMLAVTNEEDAAAYTAQVICPIIADGESIGAVLLLSREQNAKMGDTELKVAETTASIVGRQMEQ, encoded by the coding sequence GTGATCGAAACCTTTGACATCGCGGGCTACGCACGCATCTCCGTGGACGACGAGCTGGACAAGGACAACACCTCCATCGAAAACCAGAAGGCGATCCTCGCGGACTACGTGAAGCAGCGTTTTCCCGGCAGCACGCTCACCTTTTACGAGGACCGCGACCGCTCTGGCTATACCTTTGAACAGCGCGAGGGCTATCAGTCCATGCGCCGCGAGCTGATGGCGCACCGCAAGGACATCCTCCTCGTCAAGGATTTTTCGCGGTTTTCCCGCCGCAACAGTCGCGGCCTGGTGGAGCTGGAGGACCTCCGCGACGCCGGGGTCCGCATCATCTCCATCGGCGACGGCATCGACTTTCCCAATGACGACGATTGGCTGAAGATTCAGTTTCAGTTCCTGATCAATGAGATGCCCGTCACCGACACCTCCAAGAAGGTCAGAAACGTCATCAAGCGGCGGCAGGTGGACGGCCGGTGGATCTGCGCCGCGCCCTACGGCTATATCGTGAACCGGCAGCGGGAATTCGAGGTCGTGCCAACCGAGGCGGACATCGTTCGGCGGATTTTTGCGCTCTACAATCACGAGGGCTGGGGATACAAGAAGATCGCCAACTTCCTCACTGAGCAGGGGATTCCTACCCCGCGTATGTCCGAACAGATGCGCAAGGAAGCCGAGGGCGAAAGCTACAACCGCCCGGTAAAGGCCGCGTGGAGCATCGTGAGCGTTCAGGGCATCCTGGACAACGACTTTTACATCGGCACGTTGCGGCAGGGCAAGTATACGCGGGCCAAGATCAACGGCAGGGACGTGAAGCGGGACGAGGAAGAGCACATCGTCATCGAAAACCACCATCAGGCCATCGTCGATTACCGCACCTTCGCCACGACGCGGGCCCTGCGGGAAAAGCGCACCCGCTCCAACTACCGGGGCGTGAAGAAGTATGACAACGTGTACTCCGGCTTTCTGGAATGCGGCGACTGCGCAGGCCCCATGTTCGCCATGAGCCGCAGCGACTTGAAGCCCGCCTACACCTGCGGTACGTACCACCGGCGTGGCCTCGCCGGGTGCACCTCTCACCATATTCGGGCGGACAGGCTGGATGAGCTGCTGAAAATCTACGTCCGGCGCGTGATGGAGGGTTCCTCCGGCATGCTGGAACAGCTCAACGCCGGCCTTTCCCGGGAGAGAGAAGACGTGGCGGAGACCGAGCAGTCCGCCGATCATCTGGCGGAGGTGCTCAGCGACCTGCACGAGGAGCTGAAGGCCACCAAGCGCCAGCGCATCCGGGATCTGATGAAGCACCCCGAGCAGGAAGCCCTGCTGGAAGAGACGTACGACGAGCTGGAGGGCGATCTGCAAAGGAAGATAGAAGGGCTGAACCGTCAGATCGGCCTGCTTTCGGACAGGCGCAACACCATTTTGCGGGTCAACCGCGTCGCCAAGACGGCGATGGACGTATTCCGGGACGTGCTGGAAAAGGAGAAGCTCGAGCGCAACGACCTCGAACTCATCATCGACCGCATCCGGGTATTCGAGGACCATCTGGAGATCTACCTGCAGGCGGACATCGACGCGCTGCTTCGCTCCTGCACGTTGGAGGAAGCCGTAAATTTTAACCGGGGCATCGAAAATATCCTGCAATGCCGTCTTGTCCAAAGCGCGAAGAACCAAAAGGACAAGGTTTTCGATGCCCATGTTATCAGTGACGGCGACCCGCTGGAGATTTATACGGACAAGGACGGCGAGGTGATCCTCAAGAAGTATTCCCCGATCGGGGAAATCTCCTCCTTCGCCAAGGATTACACGGAGTCGCTCTTCCGTTCGCTGGGGCACATCGCGTGCATCTGCGACCGCGACATGGTCGTGTCCGCCAGCGGCGTATCGCGCAAGGAGCTGTGGGATAAGCCCATCAGCCGCGACCTGGAGGCGGCGATTCAGGGCCGCCAGGTCGTCAACGTCAGCCGCCAATCCGGCGGCAAGATGCTGGCCGTGACGAACGAGGAAGACGCCGCCGCGTACACCGCGCAGGTGATCTGCCCGATCATCGCGGACGGCGAATCCATCGGCGCGGTGCTGCTCCTTTCGCGCGAACAGAACGCGAAGATGGGCGACACCGAGCTCAAGGTTGCGGAGACGACGGCTTCCATCGTGGGCCGTCAGATGGAGCAGTAA
- a CDS encoding 2-dehydro-3-deoxygalactonokinase, whose product MSATIIVDCGTTNLRCMLLGGDGRVLARGSRSGGVRHTAIDGHNGRLKAMLAECMEEVLQKAGLQMGDVSRCVAFGMITSNVGLLEIPHLIAPVSAEDLRRGMRTERFPQIAPFEIAFIPGVRNFAGSVTLENCSGMDMMRGEETESIGLYDLLRPRQESVFILPGSHNKFVRVSAKGEILGCMTSISGELLDAVTHGTILADAVGRAFATEEDYDAEMACRGAMECLRCGLGRSAFAGRILNQLGGVESVRLRSYLLGAVLAQDALALQAFIPDVSSVKVYIAGKMPLQRAIRDVLGAMGIEDAEQVPSEISGKMGLHGAMKIAGV is encoded by the coding sequence ATGAGCGCGACGATCATCGTGGACTGCGGCACGACCAACCTGCGCTGCATGCTGTTGGGCGGGGACGGCCGGGTTCTCGCGCGCGGCAGCCGTTCCGGCGGCGTGCGCCATACGGCGATCGATGGACACAACGGCAGGCTCAAGGCGATGCTCGCCGAGTGCATGGAGGAGGTCCTTCAAAAGGCCGGATTGCAGATGGGGGACGTGTCGCGCTGCGTAGCTTTCGGCATGATCACGAGCAACGTGGGCCTCTTGGAGATTCCGCATCTGATCGCCCCCGTCTCAGCGGAAGACCTGCGGCGCGGCATGCGCACAGAGCGCTTTCCGCAGATCGCGCCGTTTGAGATTGCCTTCATCCCGGGCGTCCGCAACTTCGCCGGCAGCGTGACGCTCGAAAACTGCTCCGGCATGGACATGATGCGCGGCGAGGAGACCGAATCGATCGGGCTCTATGACCTGCTGAGGCCGCGGCAGGAGAGCGTGTTCATCCTGCCCGGCTCGCACAACAAGTTCGTCCGCGTCAGCGCGAAAGGGGAGATCCTCGGCTGCATGACCTCCATCTCCGGCGAGCTGCTCGACGCGGTCACGCACGGCACGATCCTGGCCGACGCCGTCGGGCGCGCGTTCGCCACGGAGGAGGACTACGACGCGGAGATGGCGTGCAGGGGCGCGATGGAATGCCTGCGCTGCGGGCTGGGGCGCTCGGCGTTTGCGGGGCGCATCCTCAATCAACTGGGCGGCGTAGAGAGCGTTCGCCTGCGCAGTTACCTGCTCGGCGCGGTGCTCGCGCAGGATGCGCTGGCGCTCCAGGCATTTATCCCGGACGTTTCGTCTGTAAAGGTTTATATCGCGGGCAAGATGCCCCTGCAGCGCGCGATCAGGGACGTATTGGGCGCGATGGGCATCGAAGACGCCGAGCAGGTGCCGTCGGAAATTTCGGGCAAAATGGGCTTGCACGGCGCGATGAAAATCGCGGGAGTTTGA
- a CDS encoding diguanylate cyclase domain-containing protein, whose protein sequence is MARTYSDFHRRAMDKVRRLWHLYVVNENPDQMERELASLPADLLMIGTGRHELYKCREEFLRGMMADQTEARDIQFELQDEWYDVQAISADVCVVYGSIWAREKVTPGKAVLVDMEGSRFTVVCRDTGSGVEICTVHHSMPYADQGEDEFYPKSLASLANEALKKTKALERRVEMDHMTELYNRVYMERRVTQAIGRENGCFFAIDLDEFKRVNDTMGHLAGDQVIREFARALKRAFAPSAILGRMGGDEFAVWDSAVSDRKEAEGRFAALAESCRTLSEGVGTHVSCSAGIAFSGRAGEDFTALYQRADRALYRAKSLGKGRFCWAE, encoded by the coding sequence ATGGCCCGGACGTATTCGGATTTTCATCGCAGGGCGATGGATAAGGTCAGGCGCCTTTGGCACCTTTATGTCGTGAACGAGAATCCGGACCAAATGGAAAGGGAACTGGCATCGCTTCCCGCCGATCTGCTGATGATCGGGACGGGCAGGCACGAGCTTTACAAGTGCCGGGAGGAATTCCTGCGGGGGATGATGGCCGACCAGACGGAGGCGCGCGACATTCAATTTGAACTGCAGGACGAGTGGTACGACGTACAGGCGATCAGCGCGGACGTCTGCGTCGTCTACGGCAGCATCTGGGCGCGTGAGAAGGTGACGCCCGGCAAGGCGGTGCTCGTGGACATGGAGGGCAGCCGCTTTACCGTGGTTTGCCGGGACACGGGAAGCGGCGTTGAAATTTGCACCGTGCACCATTCCATGCCGTATGCCGACCAGGGGGAGGACGAGTTCTACCCCAAATCGCTCGCTTCGCTGGCCAACGAAGCCCTCAAGAAGACAAAGGCGCTGGAACGGCGGGTCGAGATGGATCACATGACCGAGCTGTACAACCGGGTCTATATGGAGCGGCGCGTGACCCAGGCGATCGGGCGGGAAAACGGCTGCTTTTTCGCGATCGACCTGGACGAATTCAAGCGCGTCAACGATACCATGGGTCATCTGGCGGGCGATCAGGTCATCCGTGAGTTTGCGCGCGCGCTTAAACGGGCCTTCGCCCCCTCCGCGATTCTGGGACGGATGGGCGGCGACGAATTTGCCGTATGGGACAGCGCCGTCTCGGACCGCAAGGAGGCGGAAGGGCGTTTCGCGGCGCTGGCCGAAAGCTGCCGGACGCTCTCGGAGGGCGTCGGTACGCACGTCAGCTGCTCGGCCGGCATCGCTTTCAGCGGCCGGGCCGGGGAGGACTTTACCGCCCTCTATCAGCGCGCGGACCGCGCGCTGTACCGGGCGAAGTCGCTGGGAAAAGGACGCTTTTGCTGGGCTGAATGA